One Anolis carolinensis isolate JA03-04 chromosome 5, rAnoCar3.1.pri, whole genome shotgun sequence DNA segment encodes these proteins:
- the LOC100552394 gene encoding glioma pathogenesis-related protein 1, with the protein MAFMLLFGLWIVLGLFSSSYAYHPASLPDIEDEHFIQDCVEQHNNFRSKVNPLASNMRMMTWDSALAKTAKAWAKKCHFGHNIYLETPRKVHPTFTPVGENIWTGSFSLFSVGKALRDWYNEVNDYTFESNSCTKVCGHYTQIVWATSYKVGCAVQFCQRVTNTGITNGAHFVCNYGPAGNYPTKPYKSGRPCSDCMGEKCIQNLCENPERDQLRSYFSWSPDWDITKSSPKAPSYSTPSHSACDSSCIAVLVLRISSLLITFGTVVLLSKRYPQMFIYE; encoded by the exons ATGGCATTCATGTTGTTATTTGGACTTTGGATAGTATTGGGTCTCTTTAGTTCTTCTTATGCTTATCATCCTGCTTCCTTGCCTGATATAGAAGATGAACACTTTATACAGGATTGCGTGGAGCAACACAATAACTTTCGATCCAAGGTGAACCCACTTGCAAGCAACATGCGCATGATG ACTTGGGACTCTGCATTGGCAAAGACAGCCAAAGCATGGGCAAAGAAGTGCCACTTTGGTCATAATATCTACCTTGAAACTCCTCGAAAAGTTCATCCCACCTTTACTCCAGTAGGAGAAAATATTTGGACAGGTTCATTCTCTCTGTTCTCCGTGGGAAAAGCCCTTCGGGATTGGTATAATGAAGTCAATGACTATACATTTGAGAGCAATTCATGTACTAAAGTTTGTGGCCATTATACTCAA ATTGTTTGGGCAACAAGCTACAAGGTTGGCTGTGCAGTCCAGTTCTGCCAGAGAGTTACTAATACAGGCATCACCAACGGAGCACATTTTGTCTGCAACTATGGACCAgc AGGGAATTATCCTACTAAACCTTACAAATCAGGAAGACCATGCAGTGATTGTATGGGtgaaaaatgtatacaaaatctGTGTG AAAATCCAGAGCGTGATCAACTGAGAA GTTACTTCAGTTGGTCCCCAGACTGGGATATAACAAAGTCCTCACCAAAAG CTCCTTCCTATTCAACTCCATCACACTCAGCATGTGATTCATCCTGTATTGCTGTTTTAGTTTTAAGAATATCATCTCTGTTAATTACTTTTGGCACTGTGGTCCTGCTATCCAAGCGGTATCCTCAGATGTTTATATATGAGTAA